gactcgcttcttcttcgacacaGGGAAAGAGCCTCGGCTTCACCGAGAAAAACAGCCGACGCGAGCGAGGCCAGTCGACGTCTTCTGGAGAGTCTCTTGAACATCTCTCGACCGCGAGCAGCCAGAGACGACAATTCCCCTTCAGACCCactgtcgcttctcctcttcgtcggaAACGAGAGCCGCGCCGCGACTGGAGAGCAGGCCGACCCTGATGGACGCTTCCGACCacaggacgcagaagagaaagaagaaggagaggggggAGACGAGTTCACCTCCGTAGACTGATGACCAGACGCGCCTCGGAGAGAGGATCGGGACATTGATTCTTTGATTGCTTTCCGATAAGCGAAATACGCATCGTACGGGCTCACGAGTCCCGCAGCGACATTGGCAGCTgtgaggaaagaaggcgaaagcgcCACCTTTTTGCTAGATGCGTTCTCGAGGAAAAGGatgtcttcgtcctctgtgtCGCCCTGGCTGTCCAAAGAAGTCGTCTCATGACCCTCCTCTCCAAAAGGACAGAGTCGGTTTGTGGGTCCCTCGCTGCAGAGGTCGTCAGCGGCcttggagaaggaagaagacgaaggagataCAGACGAatcagagaaagaagaaggggataggggtgggagagagagggagacaagcCACTCTGCAAGGagtgaagggagaagaaaaaaacaagcagGTATTGCGGTGTGTGTGGGGTGTGAGCAACgatgagagaaagaggagtttaaagacagagacagcgacaagACTTCTGTGACGAAGCACGACCGACAGTCGAAGCCGACTGAACGGATTCCCTGTCTGCATGCTCTACAGGTCTCAAATTGGATTCTCACATGAACGCGGTCTGCGCGAATGCAAAGGTGACGAAGGCTAGCACAGGTTCTCGAATCAACACATGGACATGTGGCGTCTCTATTCCACAACAAAGGACCGAAGTCCCGTGGAAGCTGGAGGCCCGATTTTCTCCCCGCGAAACGAGCTCAGCATCGGCACAACAGCGCCACAGAAACGAGCAAGAAGAATCACCTGCAGGGGGTGCCGAGACGGCGAGAATGTTCTGGGGTTTGATGTCTTTGTGGGCGATCCCCAGCGAGTGGAGATAGTCGACTGCGTCGAGCAGCTACAGAGATCAAGCaaggggagacagacacaagaagatggagaagaaagagacgcaaaaacggtgaaaagagcgaaactAACCGACCGCTGACTCGAGGACCAATCACAAAGGGCATCTGCCGACAGCGATCGCTCTTCCCGCAGCAGAACGTTGAATCCTCTATGTTTGCCCATCCCTGTGACCACCAATCGCTTTCTCCCTCACTGCGCTCTCGTTTCTGAAACGCCACTGCTTGTCTGTCCCcagtctgcttcgtctgtcttcaACACGAAAAAAGTCAAACCTTCCTTGAACAGGGGGAAAAGCTCGAGAAACGATAGGCCTGTGACATTCCCAGAGTGCATACGGCGGCCGAAGTCGGTCGTCTCTGTTGTCTTTTTCGAAGAAATGACTCGTGAGGTGTCTCTCACAGATTAACTGTATTCGCTCTTCCAAGACTCCCCTCTGGTGTCCGTCGTGTTTCTTTGTGTCTTCATTTAGAGACAGTGACCATGGAATAGGGCGCGCAGGGACGTAAACAGTAAGATCTCCTGCCTCCTCAGATGTGAAAAAACGAATTGTCCATACAAAGACGCACCCTTGCTTTGCCGGTCGACTGGACGCGATCCCCTCGTCACACATGTTTCCTCTCGTTGCCGCAAACGTCGCATGAACGACGCAAATGTATTCGATTCAACTTCCACAGTTCCCAATGGTGGGTCAACTGGACGGCGACACTATCTGCTTGTACTGCGACTCCTTTGTGTTGTCAaccggggagaagagaaacgttAACGGTTCCTTCACCAccagcagaaacgaagacgacagGGACGGGCAATGACGATACGTCTCTGTCATTTCGTTTCTACTCGCGCCCCTGACCTCTACCCTAATCCTCCACATGGCTTCCAGTCAAGATTGCTAACAACAACGAACTTGCGATTTCTTTTTTGCAGGCTTCTCGGCAGCAAGCGCTTGTGAAACGAGAGGTGAAAGTCGTTGAGTCTCCTTTCGATTTACCTGGGCAATGATCTCTCGGGCTGCCTCCTCCGTGTAGACTAAGATTTCCATCCTCGCTCCCGCGACCGCGTCGCCCCCCAGCGTGTCTCCTGTTCTGTATCTTTTGCGGTCTGGGCTTAGCACGTGAAATGCTTGGGACCTCTCACTCCAAACCATCAACGCATGCGGCAGAAGTtgaagcagcagacgaaactcgcctctctccttgtcgtCAACGACTCCGTACAGAGGGCAAATGTGGCGATGGTGAAGCGAGGCATGAATCAGCAGTTCGCCGCAAACCTGCAAGGCGAAAAGAGCATTTGGAAATCGCGGAAGCGAATAGCGATCGGCTCGATCGGctgcgcgtttcctctctcaaGGTGGAAGCAACGTGGTATGCGTACCACAAAACCAGATTCACTGTTTGACCTGAATTTCCAGAGCACCCGAAGAAACAGTCTACATGTAACGCGAAGTATCGATTCAGCTGCCTGAAAGGTGTTGCGCGCGTCTGGTAAAAGAGAGATCCGCCAGCATTTTTATGCTGAGTCTGAAAAACAGTCTAGCCTCACCTCTCCCCTATCCACACGTGGATTTCACACAACAGCTGAAGCTGTTCTTCCTCCAAACATcagagaaactggagacaCTCGTGTTCCCTGGTGCTCGTCCAGAGGCTTCTGGCTAGCGATAAGGCATCATTGCCCATGGTACTGGGTACTCTACCAGGCATAGCTCTCCTGGCGGTTCGTGAGTTGAATGGCACGACAGTCCCCTTTCACCGAGTCGGCGCGCTGATTCAAGTTGTGATGCTTCGGAGGCTAACGAGTCAGCAGTTCTTAGAGATTCTACAATTCTGAAGGCTGTCTCCTACGCCAAAGAACGACCTATGGACGACTCATTCGATGCGAAAACCGTTCTATCCGGTGTTCAGCACCGCCGTCGGAGTTCAGTCTTCGACGCGGTTTGACGGAAGGTGAAGACGATTTACCGTGACTGGTGTTTCGCTGCCAAGCGCAAAGCCGACCCGCGGCCTCTACTCGCGTCCCAGCTTCCCCTGAGCATGTCTAGGAAACGAAATGTAAATTGTTCCGAGTCTGCGGTCCTGCCTTTACACGCACCACAGCCTCGAGCCCTGCGCTCGGACCTGATCCGGCGAGAACAGGAAACGAGGTGAGGAAAACCTGGAAAGAAGTAAAAAGGAGGAAGTACCTTCTCCCATTCCGTGAGGAACTGAGGCCCGCTCGGACCGAAGGTCGCCGTccgcgagcgccgaagcGAGTACGGGAGATAACTCTGGAGAaaaatggagagaaggagaacgggCAGACAGGCAAGCTGGAgaggacagcgagagacgagaagacagatCGCGGAGAGTCGAGGAAGGCCCTCGATGAGAGAAAAATCCAATACGCATTGCGTTTCGCGGAGAAGCCACTGGCAAAATCAGTTCGTGATGTTGAATGTCGATGTCGCCTCTCCATCAAAGCCACACTGTCCAAGCTTGTTATCCGTAGAGTAACTTTTATCCCAAGAAGATGTTTCTCCACGTTGCCTCTCCTTTACAGTCGCTTTCGCCCCTGGAAAACGATGAAGACGACTGGCAtctatgtgtgtgtgtgtgagtcTGTACGATTCTCTCGCGCCCGTCCCTCTCCTGTTACACGCCTTCTACCTTTCGTCGAAAAACGCTGATGACAGGCCACCGAAAatccttttttccttttgccACAGTAGAGAAACCACGCGCCTGACAAACGAGGGCCTTTCACGTCATTCCCGGGCCTCTCCAGAGGCTGCACGCGTCCTGAGTGGATGCCAAGCAGTTTTGCTCTTCACAAGAAAACGCCAAAGTGCCATTGTTTGAGAGGCTTTGGTCTCTCTAGTGTGATACAGGATACGACACGACACTTTCGGTGGTTTGCATTTCTTTACCAGCAAACAGATGAAGAAAACTGGATACCTTGATCGCGAGTGGACGCAGATCTGCAGCGAGGTCGAGAGCAGCAGTGACCTTCCCGTAAGTCCCGTGTCCATACACTCGGGGGAGAAGGACCATGTGGTTGACACACTTCAGAGAGGTCGCGTTCTCTTCAGAAGAGAATCTCGacgcgtcttccttctctccacttctccgcttcttcgcaggcCATATGTTCTTCTGTGTATGCTCCACTCCGATTGCCGACCAACGG
This window of the Toxoplasma gondii ME49 chromosome VI, whole genome shotgun sequence genome carries:
- a CDS encoding atypical MEK-related kinase (incomplete catalytic triad) (encoded by transcript TGME49_243340), producing the protein MTSSENVVPTNLHSSENSHFCSSALAEKVNHSPRLSPSQEPQEPRKENYSVSSSSPSSSPSSPPSSPSSSPSSSPSSSPSSSPSSSSSSSPSSPSSPSSSPSSSPSSSPSAFRPLAFDSRLAAALVHRSEEKGGSFWTDRAFRWSAIGVEHTQKNIWPAKKRRSGEKEDASRFSSEENATSLKCVNHMVLLPRVYGHGTYGKVTAALDLAADLRPLAIKSYLPYSLRRSRTATFGPSGPQFLTEWEKVCGELLIHASLHHRHICPLYGVVDDKERGEFRLLLQLLPHALMVWSERSQAFHVLSPDRKRYRTGDTLGGDAVAGARMEILVYTEEAAREIIAQLLDAVDYLHSLGIAHKDIKPQNILAVSAPPAEWLVSLSLPPLSPSSFSDSSVSPSSSSFSKAADDLCSEGPTNRLCPFGEEGHETTSLDSQGDTEDEDILFLENASSKKVALSPSFLTAANVAAGLVSPYDAYFAYRKAIKESMSRSSLRGASGHQSTEVNSSPPSPSSFSSASCGRKRPSGSACSPVAARLSFPTKRRSDSGSEGELSSLAARGREMFKRLSRRRRLASLASAVFLGEAEALSLCRRRSESPFSLHSCRQFSRLPARAEKEGSGRERRAREESVGERREGKKPESTEEAREANAVEQDQGDQGEEPSPQETTTVCSNLSAYESFLNWHNTVDLDEESRSCVWKLVDFNSASVTEDTRLTIWDSEGTRLFTPPECLGVAQENGYDGKSRDMWSLGVCLYCLLLGRPPFFAGRDSGLALVAAIMSAEVDFPVYRQLSDEVKNLIRGLLSKDPDKRLTSAQVRDHPWMKLRC